The following proteins are encoded in a genomic region of Coffea eugenioides isolate CCC68of chromosome 6, Ceug_1.0, whole genome shotgun sequence:
- the LOC113773342 gene encoding light-mediated development protein DET1, translating into MFKSNNVTARIFQRQICTPAPGTSIYSARRFYENIVPSCTIYDVECPDHSFRKFTEDGLYLISFSRNHQDLIVYRPRWPSFSCKEEDCDTHELPPKAKKFEGFFTELYSVSLATSGELICKDFFLYMENNQFGLFATSTAQIHDAPAVGGAVQGVPCVEKITFHLLRMEDGVVLDERVFWSDYVNLAHSMGVFLYDDLLAIVSLRYQRIHILQIRDSGNLVDVRTIGEFCREDDELFLYSSVQSMANPDKSKQLHQMTVNHAANGLHHDRPAGETSFLSGIKQRLLSFIYQGIWNEETDQTLRMQCLKKKFYFHFQDYVDLIIWKVQFLDRHHLLIKFGSVDGGVSRNADNHPAFFAVYNMETTEITAFYQNSTDELYLLFELFCDHFHVSGKNSLYMNFISTHSNNIHNLEQLKSNKNKASSLSQFVKKMLSSLPFSCQSQSPSPYFDQSLFRYDEKLISATDRHRQSTDHPIKFISRRQPNILKFKIKPGPEAGNTDTRSKKISSFLFHPFLPLALSVQQTLFLQPAVVNIHFRR; encoded by the exons ATGTTTAAAAGCAATAACGTTACTGCCAGGATTTTTCAGCGCCAGATTTGTACTCCCGCTCCTGGTACCAGT ATTTACAGCGCCAGACGATTTTATGAGAATATAGTCCCTAGTTGTACAATATATGATGTGGAATGTCCTGATCATTCGTTTCGCAAGTTCACTGAGGATGGCCTGTATCTTATAAGTTTCAGTAGAAATCATCAGGATTTGATTGTTTATAGACCGAGATGGCCTTCGTTTTCATGTAAAGAAGAAGATTGTGATACTCATGAGCTTCCTCCAAAAGCTAAAAAATTTGAAGGCTTCTTCACCGAATTATACTCTGTTTCTCTTGCTACAAGTGGCGAACTTATATGTAAGGACTTCTTTCTATACATGGAGAATAATCAATTTGGACTCTTTGCTACTTCAACTGCACAAATTCATGATGCACCTGCTGTTGGAGGTGCAGTTCAAGGCGTCCCATGTGTTGAAAAGATAACTTTTCATCTATTGAG AATGGAAGATGGTGTTGTTCTTGATGAGAGGGTTTTTTGGAGCGACTATGTTAATTTAGCGCACAGCATGGGTGTTTTCTTGTATGATGATTTACTAGCTATAGTCTCACTTCGTTATCAAAGGATACACATTCTCCAGATCAGAGACTCTGGAAACCTTGTTGATGTGCGGACTATTGGGGAATTTTGTCGTGAAGATGATGAACTTTTTCTTTATTCCAGTGTTCAG TCCATGGCAAATCCTGACAAAAGCAAACAATTGCATCAGATGACCGTGAATCATGCTGCAAATGGTTTGCATCATGACCGGCCTGCAGGAGAAACTTCTTTCCTGAGTGGCATAAAGCAGCGCTTGCTTTCATTCATATATCAGGGAATATGGAATGAAGAAACCGACCAAACCTTG AGAATGCAGTGCCTGAAGAAGaaattttatttccatttccaagATTATGTTGATTTGATAATCTGGAAG GTGCAATTCTTGGATCGGCATCACCTGTTGATAAAGTTTGGCAGTGTTGATGGCGGG GTATCTCGAAATGCTGATAACCATCCTGCATTCTTTGCTGTATATAACATGGAGACAACTGAAATAACTGCATTTTATCAG AATTCTACGGATGAGCTCTATTTGTTGTTTGAACTGTTCTGTGATCACTTTCATGTGTCAGGCAAAAATTCACTTTATATGAATTTCATATCAACTCATTCAAATAACATTCATAACCTAGAGCAACTGAAGTCCAATAAAAACAAAGCTAGCAGCTTGTCTCAG TTTGTGAAGAAGATGCTCTCCTCTTTGCCTTTTAGTTGTCAGTCTCAAAGTCCTTCGCCCTACTTTGATCAATCTCTCTTTCGATACGATGAAAAG CTGATCTCAGCTACTGACCGGCACAGACAATCTACTGACCATCCCATCAAATTTATTTCGAGGCGGCAGCCCAATATCCTCAAGTTCAAAATCAAACCAG GACCTGAAGCTGGCAACACAGATACTCGGTCGAAAAagatttcttcatttcttttccATCCCTTTCTGCCTCTAGCACTTTCTGTTCAGCAGACATTATTTTTGCAGCCAGCGGTTGTAAATATTCACTTTCGCAGATAA
- the LOC113772832 gene encoding probable protein phosphatase 2C 44 has product MEAGSSGGPGGGLLNKIKKAACLDFSSPDTGKGKIKSSGSNCKLAHGFHLVEGQSGHSMEDYHVAEYRKRGGHVLGLFAIFDGHLGDRVPSYLKDNLFNNILEQPNFWDYPELAIKNAYRSTDDLILENTRQFGPGGSTAVTAIVIDGKDLWIANVGDSRAVVCERGAANQITVDHEPHSERRRIEKKGGFVTTLPGDVPRVNGQLAVARAFGDQNLKAHLSSEPDIRHVPIDSTIEFVILASDGLWKVMKNQEAVDLVKSIKDPQAAAKRLTMEALARKSKDDISCIVIRFG; this is encoded by the exons ATGGAGGCTGGCAGTAGTGGCGGACCTGGCGGTGGTCTTCTGAATAAGATCAAG AAAGCTGCTTGTCTCGATTTTTCTTCGCCAGACACGGGAAAGGGAAAAATCAAGTCATCAGGCAGCAATTGTAAGCTAGCTCATGGGTTTCACTTGGTTGAAGGACAATCAGGACACTCCATGGAAGATTACCATGTTGCTGAATACAGGAAAAGGGGTGGTCATGTACTCGGACTCTTTGCAATCTTTGATGGGCATCTTGGTGATCGTGTCCCTAGTTATTTGAAAGATAATCTCTTCAATAACATACTTGAACAG CCTAACTTTTGGGATTACCCTGAGCTTGCTATTAAAAATGCTTATCGCTCCACTGATGACCTTATATTGGAGAATACCAGACAATTTGGCCCTGGTGGCTCAACAGCAGTGACGGCTATTGTCATTGATGGAAAAGATTTATGGATAGCAAATGTAGGAGATTCAAGAGCTGTTGTGTGCGAGAGAGGTGCTGCCAATCAAATTACTGTTGACCATGAGCCACATAGTGAACGAAGAAGGATTGAGAAGAAGGGTGGCTTCGTGACTACTCTTCCTG GAGATGTGCCTCGAGTGAATGGCCAACTTGCAGTTGCACGTGCTTTTGgagatcaaaatttgaaagctCATTTGAGTTCTGAACCAGATATACGACATGTTCCTATTGATAGCACAATAGAGTTTGTCATATTGGCAAGTGATGGCTTATGGAAG GTCATGAAGAATCAAGAGGCAGTGGATCTGGTGAAATCCATCAAGGATCCTCAAGCAGCTGCTAAGCGTTTGACCATGGAGGCATTAGCAAGAAAGAGTAAAGATGACATTTCATGCATTGTAATTCGCTTTGGATGA
- the LOC113775130 gene encoding leucine-rich repeat extensin-like protein 4, whose product MTRKLGAMLLKQHRPPFLISTIICFFLISQICFSASAEEDIDGHDLDRIKNDLQKFNFENPSLQQAYIALQAWKLAIFSDPFNFTKNWVGPDVCSYNGVFCAPSPSNASLRVVAGIDLNHGDIAGYLPPELGLLTDLALFHLNSNRFCGVIPKTFKNLKLLFELDLSNNRFVGGFPGVVLSLPLLKFLDLRFNDFEGPVPSQVFDKDLDALFLNDNRFRFRIPPNLGNSPVSVLVLANNKLGGCIPGSIGNMARTLNELIFLNDNLTGCIPPEIGLLTKLTVFDVSFNSLQGPLPSTIGRMRSLEQLDVAHNRLTGVIPASICQLPNLQNFTYSFNYFTGEAPVCGAISGRVADGRENCIAGKSNQRSAEECSSDAAKPFDCRKSQCGNFAPKPQPRTRRSPGVGSKPPSPKPNQTPRQFKPASPPPPPPTSESSPSTRSHPPPPPTASTPTPTPSPTPTPTPGPSHPPPPTEGVSPVTHNRPPPPPGPVNPKPVHSPPSPPPRVYYQPPPPVETPPPTYQPKAPPPPPVYTPAPTYHAPPPPAPTYQPKSPPPPVYTPTPTYQAPPPPPPPPVYVTSPPPPPPEHKPPTTPAPSPGAYAPNPSHPLPPPPPPYKCNEPPPPPPPECNEPVPPPPPPIEHHWQSPPSPPPPSTPYHYTSPPPPPPSPPPPYVYKSPPPPSPSPPPPYIYSSPPPPSPSPPPPYVHPSPPPPEMNVPLPPITGVSYASPPPPTIPYY is encoded by the coding sequence ATGACCAGAAAACTAGGGGCAATGCTGCTGAAGCAGCATCGCCCACCTTTCTTGATATCCACCATCATTTGCTTCTTCTTGATTTCCCAGATCTGTTTTTCAGCATCAGCAGAAGAAGATATTGATGGTCATGATCTAGACAGAATCAAGAATGATCTCCAGAAGTTCAACTTTGAGAACCCAAGTCTCCAACAAGCCTACATTGCCCTCCAAGCATGGAAGCTGGCCATCTTCTCTGATCCATTCAACTTCACCAAAAACTGGGTAGGGCCAGATGTCTGCTCCTACAATGGAGTCTTCTGTGCTCCATCTCCTTCCAATGCTTCCCTCAGAGTGGTTGCCGGCATTGACCTCAACCACGGCGACATTGCCGGATACCTCCCTCCCGAGCTCGGCCTCCTCACCGATCTGGCCCTCTTCCACCTCAACTCCAACAGATTCTGCGGCGTAATCCCCAAAACCTTCAAGAACTTGAAACTCCTATTCGAGCTGGACCTCAGCAACAACAGGTTTGTTGGAGGGTTTCCTGGAGTAGTCCTCTCATTGCCTCTCCTCAAATTCTTGGACCTGAGGTTCAATGACTTTGAAGGGCCGGTTCCATCACAAGTATTCGACAAGGATCTCGATGCATTGTTCCTCAATGACAACAGATTCCGCTTCCGAATCCCACCAAATCTGGGCAACTCCCCTGTTTCTGTCCTTGTTTTGGCTAACAACAAGCTAGGAGGGTGCATCCCAGGCAGCATTGGCAACATGGCAAGAACGTTGAACGAATTAATCTTTCTAAACGACAACCTCACCGGGTGTATTCCGCCGGAGATTGGACTGCTGACGAAGCTCACCGTGTTTGACGTGAGCTTCAACAGCCTCCAGGGGCCGCTGCCATCGACCATTGGCAGAATGAGGAGCCTGGAGCAGTTGGATGTGGCGCACAACCGCCTCACAGGTGTGATTCCGGCCAGCATTTGTCAGCTTCCCAATCTGCAGAATTTCACCTATTCTTTCAACTACTTCACTGGGGAGGCTCCGGTTTGTGGTGCCATTTCTGGGAGAGTTGCCGATGGGAGAGAGAACTGCATTGCCGGGAAGAGTAATCAGAGGTCGGCTGAGGAATGCTCTTCTGATGCTGCTAAGCCTTTTGACTGTAGAAAATCTCAGTGCGGGAACTTTGCTCCGAAGCCGCAGCCGCGGACCAGGAGAAGTCCAGGCGTGGGTTCAAAGCCTCCATCACCGAAGCCTAATCAGACTCCGAGACAGTTCAAGCCCGCATCTCCtccgccgccgccgccgacTTCGGAGTCTTCCCCATCTACTAGATCGCATCCTCCACCACCGCCAACAGCGTCAACGCCAACACCCACGCCCTCGCCAACACCAACTCCGACACCTGGACCATCCCATCCTCCGCCGCCTACTGAGGGAGTTTCTCCGGTGACTCATAACCGACCACCGCCTCCTCCTGGACCGGTGAACCCCAAGCCCGTACATTCACCTCCATCACCACCACCTCGGGTATACTACCAGCCACCTCCACCGGTAGAGACCCCACCTCCTACTTATCAACCTAAAGCACCTCCACCACCGCCAGTTTACACTCCAGCACCAACTTATCATGCTCCGCCGCCCCCAGCTCCTACTTATCAGCCTAAATCACCTCCTCCACCGGTTTACACTCCAACACCAACTTATCAAGCCCCGccgcctccaccaccaccacctgtGTATGTAAcatctcctcctcctcctccacctgAACATAAACCGCCAACTACTCCAGCTCCTTCACCAGGAGCGTATGCACCAAACCCATCGCATCCTCTTCCACCACCACCGCCACCCTACAAATGTAAtgaaccaccaccaccaccaccacctgaATGTAACGAACCTgtcccaccaccaccaccacctatTGAACATCATTGGCAGTCACCTCCATCTCCTCCACCACCCAGTACTCCATATCACTACACCtccccaccaccaccaccaccatcgCCACCTCCTCCATATGTATATAAATCACCGCCACCTCCATCACCATCGCCACCGCCTCCATACATTTATTCGTCCCCACCGCCGCCATCACCATCCCCACCTCCACCATACGTGCATCCATCACCGCCGCCACCCGAGATGAACGTTCCCCTTCCTCCAATAACAGGAGTCTCTTATGCATCACCGCCACCACCTACAATTCCATACTATTGA